Genomic window (Streptomyces sp. NBC_01431):
CGGAAGGCGCCCCACACTGACCGCTGCGCGCGAATCAGCCCATGAACTTCTTGAACTCGTCGGGCAGCTCGAAGTTCTTCTGCTGCTCGGCGGCGGGCAGGCCGAGTGCGCCGCCCTGCGCCTTCGCTTCGGCGGCAGCGGCGGCGGCGGCCTCCTCGGCCTTGCGCTTCATCGGGTTGCCGCTCTTGCGCTTGCCCTTGGCCTGCTTGATCTGCTTCTTCTGCCGACCGGGGCCGCCGCCCATGCCCGGCATCCCCGGCATGCCCGGCATTCCGCCGCCCTGGGCCATCCGGGACATCATCTTGCGGGCGTCGAAGAACCGCTCGACCAGGTTCTTGACCGCGCTGACCTCGACGCCGGAACCCTTGGCGATACGGGCACGGCGCGAGCCGTTGATGATCGTCGGGTCGTGGCGCTCGCCCGGGGTCATCGACTTGATGATGGCCGCGGTGCGGTCCACGTCCCGCTCGTCGATGTTGTTGATCTGGTCCTTGATCTGCCCCATGCCGGGCAGCATCCCGAGCAGCTTGGAGATGGAGCCCATCTTGCGGACCTGCTCCATCTGAGCCAGGAAGTCGTCGAGCGTGAAGTCCTTGCCCTTGCTCGATGCCAGCTTGGAGGCCATCTTCTCGGCCTCTTCTTGGCTGAACGTCTTCTCCGCCTGCTCGATCAGGGTGAGCAGGTCACCCATGTCGAGGATGCGGGACGCCATACGGTCCGGGTGGAACGCGTCGAAGTCTTCCAGCTTCTCGCCGTTGGAGGCGAACATGATCTGCTTGCCGGTGACGTGCGCGATGGACAGCGCCGCGCCGCCGCGGGCGTCGCCGTCGAGCTTGGAGAGCACCACGCCGTCGAAGCCCACGCCGTCGCGGAAGGCTTCGGCGGTGTTGACCGCGTCCTGGCCGATCATCGCGTCGACGACGAAGAGGATCTCGTCGGGGCTGACGGCGTCGCGGATGTCCGCGGCCTGCTGCATCAGCTCCTGGTCGATGCCGAGGCGTCCGGCGGTGTCGACCACGACCACGTCGTACTGCTTGGACCGGGCGAACTCGATGGAGTCCTGGGCGACCTTGACCGGGTCGCCCACGCCGTTGCCCGGCTCGGGCGCGTAGACCGCGACGCCCGCGCGCTCGGCGACGACGCTCAGCTGGTTGACGGCGTTGGGGCGCTGGAGGTCACAGGCCACCAGGAGCGGGGAGTGGCCCTGCCCCTTCAGCCACTTGCCGAGCTTTCCGGCGAGGGTGGTCTTACCGGCACCCTGGAGACCCGCGAGCATGATGACGGTCGGGGGGTTCTTGGCGAACCGCAGACGCCGGGTCTCGCCGCCGAGGATGCCGATGAGCTCCTCGTTGACGATCTTGATGACCTGCTGGGCGGGGTTGAGGGCCTGGGAGACCTCGATGCCGGACGCGCGTTCCTTGACCTGCTTGATGAAGGCGCGGACTACGGGCAGCGCGACGTCGGCCTCGAGCAGCGCGATGCGGATCTCGCGCGCGGTGGCGTCGATGTCCGCCTCGGACAGGCGGCCCTTGCCCCGGAGGTTCTTGAATGTCGCGGCAAGGCGGTCGGAGAGGGTGTCGAACACGGTGGTCGCGGGTCCTCGGCGTCGTGGGGCGGTCGGGTGAACGTCCCCCAGGGTATCCCGGGCGGCGGTGGCGCCGGGGGGTGCCTGCGGGGCTTTCCCCCGCCCGGTCTTTCCCGAACCGGGGCTGCGCCCCGGACCCCGCTCCTACCCCGGCTCCCCCAGTGCCGACTCCAGCCCCCGCGCCACCTCGGCCGCCCGCTCCGGGGACAGCGGGACGCCTTCCGCGTCGGTGACGTAGAACGCGTCCACCGCGTTCGCCCCCAGCGTCGAGACATGGGAACTGCGCACCCGCACCCCGGCGGCCTCCAGGGCACGCCCGATGCGGTGCAGCAATCCCGGCGCGTCCTGGGCCCGGACCTCGATGACCGTGGCGTGGTGGGAGGCCGAGGGCGCGACCGTCACCCGCGGCGGTGGCGCCTGGACGCCCCGGCGCCGGGGGTAGGCGGCCTCGCGTTCGGCGAGGCGGCCCTCGATGTCGAGGGAGCCTTCCAGCGCCCGCACCAGGTCGGCCCGCAGCCGGGCCGCCTGCGGCAGCGAGCCGTACTCCGCGGCCACCCGCCAGTCCAGCAGCAGTACGGACCCGCCGAACGGCTCCGGGAGTTCGACGGCGCGCAGTTCGGCGGCGCGCACGGTGAGGCGGTGCAGCGCGAGGACGCCGGCCGTCGCGGGCAGCACGTGCGGCTGGTCGGGGACGGCGATGAGGAGTTCCACGCCGAGGGGTTCCTGTTCGGCGGATCCGTCGGCCGCCTCGAAGCTTTCGGCGCTGTCGGCGCGGGCGCGCAGGGCGAGGACCGGCCCGCCGGTGCGGTGCGCCTCCACGGCGAGGCGTTCCTGTTCGGCGGTGGTCGCGGCGGGTTCGGGGTCGACGGGCTCGCCCGCGAGGACCGCCGAGGCCCGTTTCACCAGGTCAGCGACGAGCGTGCCGCGCCAGGACGACCATGCGGCGGGCCCGGTGGCCAGCGCGTCCGCCTCGGTGAGGGCGTGCAGCAGTTCGAGGGTGCCGATCGAACCGACGGCCTCGGCGACCGCGCGCACGGTCGCCGGGTCGTCCAGGTCGCGCCGGGTCGCGGTCTCGATGAGCAGCAGGTGGTGGCGTACGAGGGTGGCGATGACGGCCACGTCGTCGGCGGGGAAGCCGATCCGCGTGGCCATGTCGCGGGCGATGGTCTCGCCGGCCACCGAGTGGTCGCCGGGCCAGCCCTTGCCGATGTCGTGCAGGAGGGCGGCGACCAGCAGCAGGTCGGGGCGGCCGACCCGGCGGGTCAGGTACGAGGCGCGCACGGCGGTCTCCACCAGATGGCGGTCGACGGTCCAGGTGTGCACGGCGTTGCGCTGCGGGCGGCAGCGGACCCGTTCCCAGTCGGGCAGCAGCCCGGTGATGAGGCCTTCCGCTTCCAGGGCCTCCCATACGGGGACGGTCGGCTCCCCCGCGCCGAGCAGCGTGACGAGTTGCTCGCGGGCCTCGGCGGGCCAGGGCGAGGGGAGGGGTTGGGCCACGCTCGCCAGGCGTCGTACCGCGTGCCGGGAGACGGGCAGGGCGGACTGGGCGGCCGCGGCGGCGGCGCGCAGTGCGAGCACCGGGTCCTTCTCGGGGCGGGCGGCGAGCGCGAGCACGACCTCGCCGTCCTGTTCCACGACGCCTTCGGCCAGCGGGGTCCGTCCCGGCGGCCCCGAGCGGCCGCCCAGGAGGCCGCGCAGGCGGGGCCGGGCGGACCGGGCCCGCAGCACCCGGCCCACCTCGCGCCAGGTGACGTCGCCCGCGTAGGAGATGACGCGCGCCGACTCCGATACCTGACGGAGCATCACATCTGCGTCCAGGAGCCCGAGTTGGTCGGCGACGGCGTCCTGTTCCTGGAGGGCGAGGCGGTCGGTGGCCCGGCCGGTGCACAGGTGGAGCGCGTCGCGCACGTCCAGGAGCGTGCGCCGGGCCTCGCCGAGTCCTTCCCTGGGCGCGTC
Coding sequences:
- the ffh gene encoding signal recognition particle protein, which translates into the protein MFDTLSDRLAATFKNLRGKGRLSEADIDATAREIRIALLEADVALPVVRAFIKQVKERASGIEVSQALNPAQQVIKIVNEELIGILGGETRRLRFAKNPPTVIMLAGLQGAGKTTLAGKLGKWLKGQGHSPLLVACDLQRPNAVNQLSVVAERAGVAVYAPEPGNGVGDPVKVAQDSIEFARSKQYDVVVVDTAGRLGIDQELMQQAADIRDAVSPDEILFVVDAMIGQDAVNTAEAFRDGVGFDGVVLSKLDGDARGGAALSIAHVTGKQIMFASNGEKLEDFDAFHPDRMASRILDMGDLLTLIEQAEKTFSQEEAEKMASKLASSKGKDFTLDDFLAQMEQVRKMGSISKLLGMLPGMGQIKDQINNIDERDVDRTAAIIKSMTPGERHDPTIINGSRRARIAKGSGVEVSAVKNLVERFFDARKMMSRMAQGGGMPGMPGMPGMGGGPGRQKKQIKQAKGKRKSGNPMKRKAEEAAAAAAAEAKAQGGALGLPAAEQQKNFELPDEFKKFMG
- a CDS encoding [protein-PII] uridylyltransferase; protein product: MTSVDVSTESSDDDSEPGGYAAARLRLLNEKAQPGPPRRAALAELTDEWLARMFAGAAEAAGVSGAALVAVGGYGRGELSPRSDLDLLLLHDGRADAATLASLADRLWYPVWDLGLALDHSVRTPAQARKTAGEDLKVQLGLLDARHVAGDLAMTAALRSAVLADWRNLAPKRLPELDELCRERAERQGELQYLLEGDLKEARGGLRDATALRAVAASWLADAPREGLGEARRTLLDVRDALHLCTGRATDRLALQEQDAVADQLGLLDADVMLRQVSESARVISYAGDVTWREVGRVLRARSARPRLRGLLGGRSGPPGRTPLAEGVVEQDGEVVLALAARPEKDPVLALRAAAAAAQSALPVSRHAVRRLASVAQPLPSPWPAEAREQLVTLLGAGEPTVPVWEALEAEGLITGLLPDWERVRCRPQRNAVHTWTVDRHLVETAVRASYLTRRVGRPDLLLVAALLHDIGKGWPGDHSVAGETIARDMATRIGFPADDVAVIATLVRHHLLLIETATRRDLDDPATVRAVAEAVGSIGTLELLHALTEADALATGPAAWSSWRGTLVADLVKRASAVLAGEPVDPEPAATTAEQERLAVEAHRTGGPVLALRARADSAESFEAADGSAEQEPLGVELLIAVPDQPHVLPATAGVLALHRLTVRAAELRAVELPEPFGGSVLLLDWRVAAEYGSLPQAARLRADLVRALEGSLDIEGRLAEREAAYPRRRGVQAPPPRVTVAPSASHHATVIEVRAQDAPGLLHRIGRALEAAGVRVRSSHVSTLGANAVDAFYVTDAEGVPLSPERAAEVARGLESALGEPG